A stretch of the Veillonella parvula DSM 2008 genome encodes the following:
- a CDS encoding metal ABC transporter substrate-binding protein — translation MIKKLILLVVGIMMAALFAGCGNDAPNAQKEQAGKKIQVVTSFNAMAEFTKAIGGDKVEVSTIIPDGVEPHDFELKPENMKQLATAQVFVYNGFGMEPWAKQAIEAAKNDKLVSVVATEGVEAIKNTDPEEIKEHGAEDPHAWLSLKNAKIEVKNIKDALVKVDPANKDYYEKNYTEYIAKLDAMIKKYEEQFAKAPHKNFVTGHAAFAYLCRDFGLEQNSVEDVFAEGEPNAAQLAKLIEYAKENHITTIFAEEMASPEVSKTLAQEVGAKVETIYTIESNEDNKTYLERMDENLTKIAASLQ, via the coding sequence ATGATCAAGAAACTGATTTTGTTAGTTGTAGGTATTATGATGGCTGCTTTATTTGCAGGTTGTGGCAACGATGCACCGAATGCACAGAAGGAGCAAGCAGGTAAAAAAATCCAAGTGGTAACAAGCTTTAATGCAATGGCTGAGTTTACAAAGGCTATTGGTGGTGACAAGGTAGAGGTATCTACTATTATACCAGATGGCGTGGAACCACATGATTTCGAGTTGAAACCTGAAAATATGAAACAATTGGCAACAGCTCAAGTATTTGTATATAACGGTTTTGGTATGGAGCCTTGGGCAAAACAAGCTATCGAAGCAGCTAAAAATGATAAACTCGTATCTGTTGTAGCTACTGAAGGTGTTGAAGCTATTAAAAATACTGACCCAGAAGAAATTAAAGAACATGGTGCAGAAGATCCTCATGCATGGTTATCTTTGAAAAATGCTAAAATTGAAGTGAAAAATATCAAGGATGCCCTTGTAAAAGTTGATCCAGCAAACAAGGATTATTATGAAAAGAATTATACTGAATACATTGCTAAATTAGATGCAATGATTAAAAAATATGAAGAGCAATTCGCTAAAGCTCCTCATAAAAACTTTGTTACAGGCCATGCAGCGTTTGCGTACCTATGCCGTGACTTTGGTTTAGAACAAAATAGTGTGGAAGATGTATTTGCTGAAGGTGAACCTAATGCAGCACAATTGGCTAAACTCATCGAATACGCTAAAGAAAACCATATTACTACTATCTTTGCAGAAGAAATGGCTAGCCCAGAAGTATCCAAAACTTTGGCACAAGAAGTAGGAGCTAAGGTAGAAACAATTTACACTATCGAAAGTAACGAAGATAATAAAACATACTTAGAACGTATGGATGAAAACCTTACAAAAATTGCAGCATCTTTGCAATAA
- a CDS encoding metal ABC transporter permease — protein MFNYDFMQNAFFVAICISLLCPCIGIFMVLRRSSMIGDTMSHASLAGITLGLLTNTNPILGAFIFTAICGALIEFLRKYFSHHLDLILTIILSLSIGTAITLISSGKLKANANVFFFGSILTVNATDMISIAVLTVLSVLTLYFLYNSLLYIAYDEEAARVAGVKVDFINYIFAILMAAAVSISIKIVGVLVLSAMIALPVASALQLEKGFKITLLCSIGFSLLAMIIGLFGSYFLNVAPGGFVSLTSVGILLVVLVIKNIRAIIRRVQFSK, from the coding sequence ATGTTTAATTATGATTTCATGCAAAATGCCTTCTTCGTAGCGATTTGTATTTCTCTTTTATGTCCATGTATTGGTATCTTCATGGTGCTACGCCGTTCCAGTATGATTGGAGACACCATGAGTCATGCATCTCTAGCAGGTATTACGCTAGGTTTATTGACGAATACTAATCCAATTTTAGGGGCTTTTATCTTTACTGCTATCTGCGGTGCACTCATCGAGTTCTTGCGAAAATATTTTTCACACCATCTCGATTTGATTCTTACTATAATCTTATCCCTCAGCATTGGTACAGCTATTACGCTTATTAGCTCAGGCAAACTAAAGGCTAATGCAAATGTATTCTTTTTTGGTAGCATCCTAACGGTAAACGCAACCGATATGATTAGTATTGCTGTGCTTACAGTCTTATCTGTACTCACCTTATATTTCCTATACAACTCACTTCTTTACATCGCCTATGATGAAGAGGCCGCTCGTGTAGCAGGTGTTAAGGTAGATTTTATTAACTATATCTTTGCCATCTTAATGGCTGCGGCCGTATCAATTTCTATTAAAATTGTTGGTGTCCTCGTATTGAGTGCCATGATTGCGTTACCTGTAGCATCTGCATTACAATTAGAAAAAGGATTTAAAATAACTTTATTATGCTCCATTGGATTTAGCTTGCTCGCTATGATCATTGGACTCTTTGGATCCTACTTCCTTAACGTAGCTCCTGGTGGCTTCGTGTCTCTAACATCGGTAGGTATTTTACTAGTAGTATTAGTCATTAAGAATATTCGAGCTATCATACGACGCGTGCAGTTTAGCAAATAA
- a CDS encoding PepSY domain-containing protein gives MRSFFVKGSLVLALAAAFGMPNASAAPLVAVEPTVAVVDGNHAAIVGANGLLNAFIQNHPNAGITEIAFDADGGQIKYDVEGFDETGKYELTYIYATNQIFEKREGDFHKSLKKKSFDPREILPPAAVVNFAYAQTKGKAVSLNEWAVRYDKGKIVYKVSFGTEDNKEVHVRMDAMNGKLLSVKFDD, from the coding sequence ATGAGATCATTTTTTGTAAAAGGTAGCCTTGTATTGGCCTTGGCAGCGGCATTTGGCATGCCAAATGCAAGTGCAGCCCCTTTAGTAGCTGTAGAGCCAACTGTGGCAGTTGTTGATGGCAACCATGCGGCAATTGTAGGTGCTAATGGTTTATTAAATGCCTTTATCCAAAATCATCCAAATGCTGGAATTACGGAAATCGCCTTTGATGCGGATGGAGGTCAAATTAAGTATGATGTAGAAGGTTTTGATGAAACTGGCAAATATGAGTTAACGTATATCTATGCTACTAATCAAATCTTTGAAAAACGCGAAGGGGACTTCCATAAATCGTTAAAGAAAAAATCTTTTGATCCACGAGAAATTTTACCTCCTGCAGCAGTGGTGAACTTTGCTTATGCCCAAACAAAAGGCAAAGCTGTGAGTCTCAACGAATGGGCTGTGCGCTATGATAAAGGTAAAATCGTGTACAAAGTTAGCTTTGGTACAGAAGATAATAAAGAGGTACATGTACGTATGGATGCAATGAACGGTAAATTGCTATCTGTTAAATTTGACGACTAA
- the fliB gene encoding flagellin lysine-N-methylase, whose amino-acid sequence MISIYPTIYHEFQCKANRCENTCCQLWTIDIDEHTAERYHSMTGSLGESLQQAITVDDEGSHFVFSKTQPMCPLLNENGLCKVVLELGEEGLCDTCHMHPRFYKYIEDLELCGVGLSCEASVELLAQNKTVDSLLFTIEDDDNEFTSEERLTLQNVFELLALDLDSNLFQYAPNPTKQSFKELLDLYKKTEPIDENWTAQVNTLSSKLDQLAASVQTYIQQEDMSLFNKVYQYILYRQIDMLSDHSLESILAYAKDGTDYILMASALEGQPLKQIARWSQQIEYDEDNVALLLQYYEAQLIE is encoded by the coding sequence ATGATTTCAATTTACCCCACTATATATCACGAATTTCAATGCAAGGCCAATCGATGCGAAAATACATGTTGTCAGCTGTGGACCATCGATATAGATGAACATACTGCTGAACGTTATCATTCCATGACAGGTTCTCTTGGTGAAAGTTTACAACAAGCCATCACGGTTGATGACGAAGGTAGTCATTTCGTATTTTCCAAAACACAACCTATGTGCCCCTTACTCAATGAAAATGGACTGTGTAAGGTTGTACTCGAATTGGGCGAAGAAGGACTTTGCGACACCTGCCATATGCATCCGCGCTTTTATAAATATATTGAAGACTTAGAGCTATGTGGAGTCGGTTTATCTTGTGAAGCCTCTGTTGAGTTATTAGCCCAAAATAAAACGGTAGACTCCCTCCTCTTTACAATTGAGGATGACGATAACGAATTTACTTCTGAGGAGCGATTAACACTTCAGAATGTATTTGAATTATTGGCCCTTGATCTAGATTCTAATCTATTCCAATATGCGCCAAATCCCACAAAACAGTCTTTCAAAGAATTATTAGACCTATATAAAAAAACGGAACCCATCGATGAAAATTGGACTGCACAGGTTAATACATTATCTAGTAAACTAGACCAACTCGCCGCATCCGTACAGACCTATATACAGCAAGAGGATATGAGCCTATTTAACAAAGTGTACCAATATATATTGTATCGCCAAATTGATATGCTATCAGACCATTCCTTGGAATCTATCTTAGCTTATGCAAAGGATGGTACTGACTATATACTTATGGCTAGCGCCTTAGAGGGGCAGCCCTTAAAGCAAATTGCAAGATGGTCACAACAAATCGAATACGACGAAGATAATGTGGCGCTATTATTACAATACTATGAAGCCCAACTTATAGAGTGA
- a CDS encoding metal ABC transporter ATP-binding protein encodes MLSIEHLYFSYQGQPPYVLNDLNLHIHSGDYISIVGDNGSGKSTLLRLILGFLTPVKGAIKRSTNNIRYVSQKNDFSHAGFPITVKEILDSYRKLLKIKDKQEVNRVLELTHMTEFKDRLISKLSGGQAQRVSIARALIGKPDLIILDEPSTGIDRKSQEGIYALLRNLNQEHHITIISVEHNIEMALANSTNIYHIANGQGHLCSPEQYASEIMHSTGRNPIDHKNCSCFTNVTTEAQAQAQAQDDDTTIEEVHHV; translated from the coding sequence ATGTTATCAATAGAACATCTTTATTTTTCCTATCAAGGTCAACCTCCTTATGTGTTGAACGACCTTAATCTACATATTCACAGCGGTGATTATATATCCATCGTAGGAGACAATGGGTCTGGTAAAAGTACCTTGCTCCGCCTCATTTTAGGATTTCTTACACCTGTAAAAGGTGCTATCAAGCGAAGCACCAATAATATTCGGTATGTGTCTCAAAAAAATGACTTCTCTCACGCAGGCTTTCCTATTACGGTAAAAGAAATCCTCGATTCCTACCGAAAACTTTTAAAGATTAAGGATAAGCAGGAAGTCAATCGCGTATTAGAGCTTACCCATATGACGGAATTTAAAGACCGTCTCATCAGTAAACTTTCAGGTGGACAAGCTCAGCGTGTATCTATCGCCCGTGCCCTCATCGGTAAGCCAGATCTTATCATTCTCGATGAGCCTTCAACGGGTATCGACAGAAAAAGCCAAGAGGGCATCTATGCTCTACTTCGCAATTTGAACCAAGAGCACCATATTACGATTATCTCTGTTGAGCACAATATCGAAATGGCTCTCGCCAACTCTACCAATATCTACCATATTGCAAATGGTCAAGGTCACCTTTGCTCCCCTGAGCAATATGCTAGTGAAATCATGCACAGTACAGGTCGCAATCCAATAGATCACAAAAACTGCTCCTGTTTCACAAATGTAACAACAGAGGCTCAGGCTCAGGCTCAGGCTCAGGACGATGATACCACAATTGAGGAGGTGCACCATGTTTAA